In one Spirosoma rigui genomic region, the following are encoded:
- a CDS encoding ThuA domain-containing protein, which translates to MRTKRRVFLQQAAALLAPLAFTGIDALANRTGAAKPYVVFVTGDHEYSGELTLPFIAAELEKNYGMRTKVLKAYPDYNGEKDIPGLEALREADLAVFYLRWRQLPQEQLNFIDEYLKSGKPVMGFRTTTHAFNFPDGDDRKKWNAFGEFAFGAPPGWGGAAKHTHYGHKSTTDVTIIPDAAKNPILTGVDPSFHAASWLYRVLPDYPAKGAVPLLMGKSVNPDKEAIDNPVAWTWKNQWGGKAFMTTLGHPEDFQVEAFQRLVVNAIHWALGQPVPKKWKGKIAIDVPYGHPKKS; encoded by the coding sequence ATGAGAACCAAACGCCGAGTTTTTCTTCAACAAGCGGCCGCCCTGCTGGCACCCCTCGCCTTTACCGGAATCGATGCCCTGGCCAATCGAACAGGGGCTGCCAAACCGTACGTCGTGTTTGTAACGGGCGACCATGAGTACAGTGGCGAACTGACGTTGCCGTTCATTGCCGCCGAACTGGAAAAGAACTACGGTATGCGCACGAAAGTGCTGAAAGCCTACCCCGACTATAATGGAGAGAAGGATATTCCCGGACTCGAAGCACTCAGGGAAGCAGATCTGGCCGTTTTTTACCTGCGCTGGCGGCAGCTACCCCAGGAACAGCTCAACTTTATCGATGAGTATCTGAAGTCGGGGAAACCCGTAATGGGATTTCGGACTACGACGCACGCGTTTAACTTCCCCGACGGCGACGACCGGAAGAAGTGGAACGCTTTCGGGGAGTTTGCCTTTGGCGCACCTCCGGGCTGGGGGGGAGCGGCCAAACACACGCACTACGGCCACAAGAGTACGACCGACGTCACCATCATTCCCGACGCGGCTAAAAACCCGATCCTGACCGGCGTTGATCCCAGTTTTCACGCGGCATCCTGGTTGTACCGCGTACTACCCGATTACCCCGCCAAAGGCGCTGTACCGCTGCTGATGGGCAAATCGGTCAACCCCGACAAAGAAGCCATTGACAACCCTGTGGCCTGGACCTGGAAAAACCAATGGGGTGGCAAAGCCTTTATGACGACGCTGGGCCATCCCGAAGATTTTCAGGTCGAAGCCTTCCAGCGGCTGGTCGTCAACGCCATTCACTGGGCGCTTGGCCAGCCGGTTCCGAAGAAATGGAAAGGGAAAATAGCCATCGATGTTCCATACGGTCATCCCAAAAAATCCTGA
- a CDS encoding PVC-type heme-binding CxxCH protein encodes MKTLIRRKISFNVLLVVVGLAGIGFSAFKFSQSAALKIAKGSRIVLLGNNLGSRMMNYGHFETEMQVRYPDSELYIRNMCDPGDTPGFRPRSSRFSPWAFPGAEKFQTEYANPSDSQGTFESPDEWLTRLKTDVIVAFFGYNESFQGREGLANYKAELDAFVKHTLNQKYNGTAAPQLALVSPIAFEDLSATYDLPNGKKENENLALYAKAMKDVADQNNVLYIDVFTPSQQWYASSKEPLTIDGSQLTEAGYKKLGVLLADQVFGKVSPKAEANRALIHEAVLEKDWMWHNDYKIPNGVHVYGRRYNPFGPDNYPAEIEKIRQMTAIRDTAVWLAAKGQKMDIAAADKKTRTLPPVKTNFNPEKNGSLKYLYGQEALSKLKVPQGYKIELFASEEEFPDLAKPMQMSFDNKGRLWVAVMPSYPHYKPGDAKPNDKILILEDTNNDGKADKQTIFADHLHLPLGFEIAKEGVYVSQGTNFKLFTDTNGDDKADKSEILLSGYDDHDTHHNSHAFTVDPSGAIYSGEGVFLHTNIETSYGPVRATNGGFYRYAPQLRKLERTAQLAIPNPWGIAFDDWGQPFFAETSSPDVRWMMPGTVLPRYGEATHKSVQLVEEAHRVRPTSGLEFVSSRHFPDDIQGDFLINNTIGFLGMKEHTLVDEGTGYKSRHRADLVVSEDRNFRPVDMEFAPDGSLYLIDWHNILIGHMQHNARDPLRDHSHGRVYRITYPSRPLVTPAKIDGATVEQLLDNLKLPEYRTRYRTRRELRGRNASDVLPKLKTWVAKLDKNDPRYEHHMLEGLWVSWGLDKVDQTLLRQLLKAKDYHARAAAVQVVRYTGHQVPDQADLLMQAARDENSRVRLDAIVAASWIGKEKGLPILAEAAKKPLDDWMIHAHETAVAHLKGENVKKEKEIAVKSTLKGEELALFNTGKEIYAREGYCGTCHQPDGKGLAASGFPPLTGTNWVSGNEERLIKIALKGLMGPIEVVGKTYPGQVPMTPFGGLLKDNEIAAVLTYVRNSFGNQAPAISPALVKKVRAATEAKTDFYSPTQLLKEHPMEKEMSSKPVSGK; translated from the coding sequence ATGAAAACGCTTATTCGCCGAAAGATCAGTTTTAACGTGCTGCTCGTTGTAGTCGGGCTGGCCGGTATTGGGTTCAGTGCTTTTAAGTTCAGCCAGTCGGCCGCGCTTAAAATTGCCAAAGGGTCGCGCATCGTGTTGCTCGGTAACAACTTGGGGTCCCGGATGATGAACTACGGCCATTTCGAAACCGAAATGCAGGTTCGTTACCCCGACAGTGAGCTGTATATCCGTAACATGTGTGATCCCGGTGATACGCCCGGCTTCCGCCCCCGGTCGAGCCGGTTCTCGCCCTGGGCCTTTCCCGGTGCCGAGAAGTTCCAGACCGAATACGCCAACCCATCCGATAGCCAGGGTACGTTCGAGTCGCCCGACGAGTGGCTCACCCGGCTCAAAACCGACGTGATCGTTGCGTTCTTCGGGTACAACGAATCGTTCCAGGGCAGGGAAGGGCTGGCGAATTACAAGGCCGAGCTGGATGCCTTTGTCAAGCACACCCTGAATCAGAAGTACAACGGGACGGCTGCGCCCCAGCTGGCCCTCGTGTCGCCCATTGCGTTTGAGGATCTGTCGGCAACGTACGACCTCCCCAACGGCAAGAAGGAAAACGAGAATCTGGCGCTGTATGCCAAAGCCATGAAGGACGTGGCAGACCAGAACAACGTACTGTATATCGACGTGTTCACGCCGTCTCAGCAGTGGTATGCGTCGAGCAAAGAACCGCTGACAATCGACGGGTCGCAGCTGACCGAAGCCGGGTATAAAAAGCTGGGCGTTCTGCTGGCCGATCAGGTATTCGGGAAGGTGTCGCCAAAAGCCGAAGCCAACCGGGCACTAATCCACGAAGCGGTTCTGGAAAAGGACTGGATGTGGCACAACGATTACAAAATTCCGAACGGGGTTCACGTATACGGCCGTCGCTACAACCCCTTCGGGCCGGACAATTACCCCGCCGAAATCGAGAAAATCCGGCAGATGACGGCCATCCGCGATACCGCTGTCTGGCTGGCTGCCAAAGGGCAGAAGATGGATATTGCCGCTGCCGACAAGAAAACCCGTACGCTGCCTCCGGTAAAAACCAATTTCAACCCCGAGAAAAACGGTAGCCTGAAGTATCTCTACGGGCAGGAAGCGCTGAGCAAACTGAAGGTACCGCAGGGCTACAAGATTGAGCTGTTTGCTTCGGAAGAAGAGTTTCCGGATCTGGCCAAGCCCATGCAGATGTCGTTCGATAACAAGGGCCGCCTATGGGTGGCGGTAATGCCGAGCTACCCGCACTACAAACCCGGCGACGCCAAACCCAACGACAAGATCCTGATTCTGGAAGATACAAACAACGATGGAAAGGCCGATAAGCAAACCATCTTTGCCGACCATCTGCATCTGCCACTCGGCTTCGAAATTGCCAAAGAAGGGGTGTATGTTTCGCAGGGAACCAACTTCAAACTCTTCACCGACACCAACGGCGATGACAAAGCGGATAAAAGTGAGATACTGCTAAGCGGCTACGACGACCATGATACCCACCATAACAGCCATGCCTTTACGGTAGACCCGTCGGGTGCTATTTATTCGGGTGAAGGGGTGTTCCTGCACACCAACATCGAAACATCCTACGGTCCCGTGCGGGCCACCAACGGTGGTTTCTACCGCTACGCTCCTCAACTCCGCAAACTGGAGCGCACGGCGCAACTGGCGATCCCCAATCCATGGGGCATTGCGTTCGACGACTGGGGACAACCTTTCTTTGCCGAAACATCCAGCCCGGATGTGCGCTGGATGATGCCCGGAACGGTATTGCCGCGCTACGGCGAAGCTACCCACAAATCCGTACAGCTGGTGGAAGAAGCGCACCGGGTGCGGCCAACATCGGGACTGGAGTTTGTGTCGAGCCGCCACTTTCCCGATGATATCCAGGGTGATTTCCTGATCAATAATACCATTGGATTCCTGGGCATGAAAGAGCACACGCTGGTCGATGAGGGGACAGGGTACAAGAGCCGTCACCGGGCCGACCTGGTGGTGAGCGAAGACCGGAACTTCCGCCCGGTAGACATGGAGTTCGCGCCGGATGGGTCGCTCTACCTGATCGACTGGCACAACATTCTCATTGGCCACATGCAGCACAACGCCCGCGATCCCCTGCGCGACCATTCGCACGGGCGCGTTTACCGGATCACCTATCCATCACGGCCGCTGGTGACACCCGCTAAAATTGACGGCGCTACGGTGGAACAACTGCTCGATAACCTCAAACTACCTGAATACCGCACCCGGTACCGCACCCGTCGGGAACTGCGGGGACGTAATGCCTCGGACGTGCTGCCGAAGTTAAAAACGTGGGTGGCCAAACTGGATAAGAACGATCCCCGCTACGAACACCATATGCTCGAAGGGCTGTGGGTGAGCTGGGGGCTGGACAAGGTCGACCAGACCCTGCTGCGGCAACTGCTGAAAGCCAAAGACTACCACGCCCGGGCCGCTGCGGTTCAGGTGGTACGGTATACGGGGCACCAGGTGCCTGACCAGGCCGATCTGCTCATGCAGGCCGCCCGCGACGAGAACAGCCGGGTTCGGCTGGACGCTATCGTTGCCGCTTCCTGGATCGGTAAAGAGAAAGGGCTGCCTATCCTGGCTGAAGCCGCTAAAAAACCGCTCGACGATTGGATGATTCACGCCCACGAAACAGCCGTGGCGCACCTGAAAGGGGAAAACGTGAAAAAGGAGAAAGAGATAGCGGTAAAATCGACGCTGAAAGGCGAGGAGCTGGCTTTGTTTAACACAGGCAAAGAGATCTATGCCCGCGAGGGATACTGCGGCACCTGCCACCAACCCGATGGCAAAGGGCTGGCCGCTTCCGGTTTTCCCCCGCTGACGGGTACCAACTGGGTATCGGGTAACGAAGAACGGCTGATCAAAATAGCGCTGAAAGGCTTAATGGGGCCCATCGAGGTCGTCGGTAAAACCTATCCCGGACAGGTACCGATGACACCCTTCGGCGGGCTGCTCAAAGACAACGAAATCGCGGCCGTGCTGACTTACGTTCGGAAC